In Phyllopteryx taeniolatus isolate TA_2022b chromosome 6, UOR_Ptae_1.2, whole genome shotgun sequence, one genomic interval encodes:
- the ino80c gene encoding INO80 complex subunit C has translation MASLLPITIKSQPVAAGSAALRGKKRPGVTGCPAGFAAQTPSGVTKKKKAPLTMTQLTQNQMSTVEVVTEMKAVGLVEGTPITSISTSTECIAKPPPFKDPSFMHSGIGGAAAGKKNRTWKNLKQILVLERTLPWKLDDPNYYNIDAPPSLKPSKKYSDISGLPANYTDPQTKLRFTSTEEFSYIRLLPTDVVTGYLALRKATCIVP, from the exons ATGGCATCTCTGCTCCCTATTACGATAAAGAGCCAGCCGGTGGCCGCCGGCTCCGCTGCTCTGCGAGGGAAGAAACGTCCCGGTGTTACTGGTTGTCCGGCGGGGTTTGCCGCTCAAACGCCCAGCGGGGTcaccaagaagaagaaagctCCGCTCACGATGACACAACTTACACAAAATCAG ATGTCAACGGTAGAAGTTGTCACTGAGATGAAGGCGGTCGGACTGGTGGAGGGCACTCCGATAACAAGCATCAGCACCAGCACAGAATGCATTGCCAAGCCACCGCCGTTCAAAGACCCCTCATTTATG CACTCTGGGATCGGCGGAGCAGCAGCAGGCAAAAAGAACAGAACCTGGAAGAATCTCAAACAAATTCTGGTTTTGGAACGGACTTTACCCTGGAAGCTCGACGACCCAAACT ACTACAACATTGATGCTCCCCCCTCTCTGAAACCATCCAAAAAATACTCCGACATCTCTGGACTCCCT GCAAACTACACAGACCCACAGACCAAACTACGCTTCACATCCACAGAGGAGTTCTCCTACATCCGCCTCCTCCCCACTGATGTTGTGACAGGCTACCTGGCCCTGCGGAAGGCAACCTGCATCGTACCTTGA